Genomic segment of uncultured Desulfobacter sp.:
TTACAGGTAGTTTCAGCCAGGTGACGGGTCAGCTAATCTTTGACAAAACAGGCAAGCAACCAGAGTCGGTCAACATCTCCATTGATGTGGCATCCATTAATACAGGGGTGGACCAGCGTGATGAACATTTGAAAAGTCCCGATTTTTTTGATGTAAAAACATATCCGACCATGACCTATACCTCTGATAAGATCATCTCCCAGGGTGAAGGCCGTTACAAAGTCGAAGGTACCTTGACCTTGCACGGAGTCAGCAAACCGGTCACACTTGCCGTTGAGGGGTTGGTGAACAATGAAAAAGATCCGTGGGGCAACACCCGCAAAGGTGCCCATGTCACGGCTGAACTCAACCGAAAAGATTTTGGTATCGTTTACAACGCAGTTTTGGAAAGCGGCAATCTGATGATCGACGAAACCGTAGATATTGTGATTAACCTTGAGTTTATTAAACAATAATGACGGGGGGACTTCGGCGGCCGGCTTTTAAAAGACGGACGTTCTGAAGTAAACGTCAGCATGGAATTTCCGGGACCTGGGTTACGGAAATTCCATGTGCAATTTCAGCACCATCTTTTCAATAATCCGCAGATGCAAAACGCCGACTGGAAGAAAAAACAGCCCATCTGGACACTGTTACTTAACATAATCGGGATAATGTTCCTTTATACAGTCGGGACAGATGCCATGGCTCAGCGTGATATCAGAATGCGCACTCAGATATGCCTCCAATTGATTCCAGTACCCTTTATCATCTCTAATTTTTTTACAATGTGCGCAGATGGGAAGAAGCCCGCTCAATGTCTTGACTTCAGCCAGTGCATGCTCCAGCGCCTCATTCTTTTGAATAAGTTTCTCATTGGCTTCGGTTAACTGTTCCGTGCGCTCGGCAACTGTTTTTTCCAGCCGCTCATGGTGGGCATACAGTTCTTGTTCCGCCATTCTGCGACGTTGCCGATGCCTGTGGGCAAAGGTTAAGGTGAATGCTGCAATCACGGTGGTAAAAAAAATGGTGACAGCGTCCCGAACGGCTTCACTGCGCCATTTTTTTAAAATGTTCTTCTGATTGTATGACACAGCCACATGAAACGGAAAGCCTTGTAATTGATGTGTTGAAACAATGGTTTGCCCATCTTCATATGTTGCTCTTCCGCCACGGCTTAAAAGTGTTTTGGAAAAGGATGCAAAATGCGGCAGATCTTGTATGTTGGCGCCGATGAACTTTGTTTCGGGATTTGTTTCTCTAAACCAGCCGGTCAAAACGACGCCGCTGATATCAACCAGTGCAATCGCTTCCATATCCACATCCAGATAATCACTGAAACGATCATAAAAAAAATCGGGGTCCACCACAGCACCCAGCACACCCAGAAATTCGTTGTTTTGGTTTTCAATTCGCCGGCTTAATACGATTTCAGCCTTATCTTTTCCAACAATAACCGAATCTATGGAAAATTCCAGCCACGCATCCCGGTGGTCTGAAAAAGCAGGTATTTCAAGTTTTCCTGCCCTTTGGCTGCTGTATAAAAGATCACCGTTTGAATCCATTAAAAAGACATCCTTGATTTGAGGCAAAAGCCTTAATTCCGGCTCAAAAATTTTAATGGCGTCAATAGAAAGCAAATGGTTCAGATTGCTTTGATGTTGAATAACTGAACGAAGCGGCAGGAGCATCAGGTCAACCGCATAGATGACGCTGGTGCTGTTTTCCGCAAGAAGCTGTGCCTGGGCGATAGATTTGATCCGCCCTTCATTTAAATAGTTTTGCCTGTTTCTGAAAATTGAAAAAATGCTCAACGTGGTAAAAATAATCACAACGGCACAAAACAGCGCCACCGCAATCTCGAACGATTTACCTGTGGACATGGGAAAAATTCTATGATTCATCTTTGGCATGGGCAAATCCGGCATCATGTTTAAAAATTTTCATAATCTGACGGACCAGTTCCGGGTCGATTTTCAATATTTTTACAAATTCATCCTGCCTGGAAAGCATTTTTTGTCGCCAGGCTTCCATTTTCACCGGATCGGGAAGCGTGACGTCAACACCGTTTTCCAAAAGAATATTTTTGGCCTTGCGCTGGGATTCGGCGGCTTCCCGACGGGCGGTGTCCACATAGTTTTCCCATGTATCGGTCAGAATACGCCGGGTATCATCAGACAGCTTATTCCAAAATGACAGCCTTACCAATGGAATGTATTGGGCAAAATATTCCTGATCTTCAAAGGCATGTTTGACGCCTATTTTCCACAGGCGCGCACTTTTAACCGTTTCATAACTTGTCAATATTGCATCCACCCGCTTCTGCTGCAGATACTGCGGCAGATCCGGCCAGGGAATGATCCTGGCAAGTCCGCCCATGGCCTCAATTCTTAATTTATTGGATTCACCACCGGCAACTCTGACCCGAAGCCCGGCGATGTCTTCCTGGCGAAGAATCTTTTTGTTCACGCTGAAAAGATTCGCGTGCCCCAAATCTATCCACTTTCCGATGACTTTAAGTTTCAAATTATGTTCCAACCGGTCGGCAATGGTTTGCCCGACCGCACCGTCAACCGCCTGGTAATTTGCCTGGGCCAACCGGCCATAGAAAGCCGGAAGCAAAAATATCTGCACATTCGGCTCAAACCTTGAAACATGCCAGGTTCCAGGCACCCCCATTTCAACCCTGCCCTGGGCCATGGCCTGAATAATATCCCGATCCCTGAATAGACGGGAATCAGAAAAAAAACGCACATCAATACGGCCCTGGAGCTTTTTCTTGATCTCATCGGCATATCTTTTGACCGCCTGGGTCTGGACATGTCTGTCGTTATTTTCCACTGAAATTCGCATGAGTGGAAGCGTTTGTGCCCCGGCAAATGCAGCCCATGCCATGACAATGAATACCATAACGGTTGAAATATATCGGGTCATGTAAAAATCTCCTTATAAGCCGTTTCAGCTTTAAGCTGCGCCGTTATTATCCAGCACCTCCCGTACCTTGGCCGTCAAACCGTTCACGGAGAACGGTTTCTGGATGAATTGGATACCGTCACCAAGCACGCCGCGGTGTGCAATAATATCGTCGGTATATCCAGACATGAAAAGCACCTTCAGGTTTTGATATTTTTGAACGGCTTTTTCAAAAAGCTCCTTACCGTTCATACCCGGCATAACGACATCGGTGAGTAAAAGATCTATTACACCTTCATAGGAAGCTATTATGCATAAAGCATCATCGCCATTGGATGCCTCAAGCACCTTGTACCCCCACCGCTTAAGTATGATCCGCCCCAGATGACGAACCAACTCGTTATCTTCGACAAGCAGTATGGTCTCTTTGCCTTTTTGGCTTTCTTTTGTTTTTTGACCCGGCTTTTTCTCCTCCGGCATCTCCTTGGCGATGGGCAGATATATTTTACATGTTGTTCCCACCCCGGGTTCACTGTACATCCAGATATTGCCATTGTGCTGTTTGACGATGCCGTACACCGTGGCCAGGCCAAGACCGGTCCCCTGCTCTCCCTTAGTTGAAAAAAAAGGTTCAAAGATGTGTTCAAGGGTATCTTTATCCATACCCGAACCGGTATCGCTGACGGACAGCATGACATAAAGCCCCGGACGGACATCCGGATGGTTCCCGGCATACACCTCATCCAGATTGGACAATCCGGTTTCAATGAGCAACAGTCCGCCGTCAGGCATGGCGTCCGCAGAATTTACCGTCAGGTTCATCAAAATTTGTTCAATCTGCCCGATATCGGCCAAAACCAGGGGGATTTCACCGGAAAGATTTTTCTTGAACTTAATATCCTCGGGTATTGTACGCAACAAAAGTTTTTCGATACCCTGGACAACCAGGTTGATATCAATGGGTTTGAGTTCGATGACCTGTTTGCGTGAAAATGCCAGCAACTGCCTGACCATATCCCGGGCCCGGACGCCGGCATTGGCAATCTCCAGGGCCTGGTCCCGACGCGGATCTCCAACGCGTAAATCTTCGGCCAGTATCTCGGCATAATTGAGAATCGGACAGAGCATGTTGTCTAAATCATGGGCAATCCCGCCAGCCAGCCGGCCGATGGCCTCCACCTTCTGGGCCTGTCTTAACTGGGTTTCAAGATTGATCTTCTCTTTTTCTGTTTTGATACGATTCACAGCGACGGCCACAAGACTGGCTATGGATTTCATCATCTCAATATCTTCGGGCAAGAATCGTGAACCGATCCGTTTACCAAATGCGAGCGTACCAAGCAAACGATCTTCAATCACCAAGGGGTGGCAGCAATAGGCTTGAATGCCAAAGGATTTAACCAATTCCGTCACTGGATCAAAACAGTTTGCAATATCCTCACAGATCATGCACCGACCGGTTCGGGCAACAGTCCCGCACACCGCAGTTTCGTGATCAAGCCATTCAATCTCGCGTCTTTTTTCGTCTGAAATACCGGCACATGCATTCAAATGAAGTTTACCTGAATCAGGATCTTCCAAAAAATTAAAAAAGACCTGGCAGTCAAGAAATGCCATCACTTTTTTGCACAGCTCATTGATCAGGCTCTGGGGGTCAACGCTTTGAAGAAGGCAAGCTGCAGTTTCCGACAGGATTTTATTCCTTTTAACGTTCCAGGTTAGCAGTTCCTCTGCCGCCTTATGTGCCGAGATATCCCGTGCCGCAACAACCCTTACCGGTTTGCCCCTGTACGATATGTTTTTGGTTATAAATTCAACGGGAGCCCGGGTCCCGTCGCATCTAATCCCAACAGCTTCATATGCGCCTTGATAACCGGAATCAATAGATGTCTGTGCTTTTTTCAAACTCTCGGAGGTCAGATGTTTGGTAGTTAACTTTGATCCGATAATTTTATCTACCGAATCATACCCAAGTATTTTTGCAAATGATTTGTTGGCATCAAGCACAACACCGTTATCGTGTATACAAATGCCTTCAACGGTGGCTTCGGATAAAAATTTAAACCGCTCTTCGCTGGCTTTCAGGGCGTTTTCGGTAAATTTTCGCTCTGTGATGTCCTGGGTCACGCCGATGGCGCGGATACATTTTCCATGATCGTCAAATTCAAGCCGTGCTTTTTCCCGTACCCATTTATCGATCCCATCGGCGCGGATGCGATGTTCAATATCGTAAGATGCGCCGGATAAAGCAGCCTTCCATGCATTTCCCACAAATTCTCGATCATCCGGATGGACACACGCTAAAAACAGCTCATAGGTCAAATCCGTATCTTTCGGGACCCCAAAAATTTTATAGTTTTCATCGGTCCAAAACAGGATATTGCGCTCAAGATCCAACTCCCAGCTTCCAATTTTCCCAATTTCCTGTGCCTTTTCTAGAAAATATTTCTGCCGACGCAATGTTTCTTCGGTCTTTTTAAGAGAATCCACAGCTTTTAATTTAGCCAGAGCAGATGCCACCTGATCAGCCACCCGCCGAAATGCGGCAACCGTTTTGGCAGAAAATTTTCCGGCCTCAAGATCATTGAACTGCATCAGGCCAAAGGTATGTCCACCGGATCGCAACGGAATCAACGCAACAGATTCATAACCAAAGCCGCTGCACCGATGGCGGCCGCGGGCCAGACGGTCCGCATCCGTTGTTTCGGACAGCAGCCGGGTTGTACAATTGGTCCAAAACGTACCGTCAGACGTGAAAAAATTTTTGGATGAATCAAATCTGCCACGTATAACATTCCCGCACATGCACTCGATCATGGGCCTACCGTCATCGTCTCTTATCAGAGACCCGTCTTCATCGTAAGCGCACAGATGCCTTTCGAGCTCAACGAACCGCTCCGGGAATCCGGACGTCGTATAATACGGATAATCATCGCCGTCTTGAAGCCTGATCCCAACCGCGTCACACTCAGACCATTTTTTCATCCAGGTTAAAATGGCAGGAATCAACCCTTCAAGGGTGTCAATCTCATTGACGGACTCAAGGGCATCCAGAATCATTAATTGCTCTTTTTCGATATGTTTATACGCGGCTAATGATTTTTCAAGATCTGATAGAAAAGCATTGCTGTACATTGTGACAATCTCCGATTAGGAAAATACTGCAAATCCCCGTTCAACGGCACCAATGTGTGACGGCAGTATCGACGCGGTAATAGTTCGGCGGATAATAAATTTTTAAATGAAGGTTCTTTGAATATAACATCGTATATGTGAAATTTGAAAAGAAAATATTTCCGGTTTCACATACTAACCGTCAACCGGAATTGGATTTTTCAATGGTTAAGGTGATTTGAAGTCAGATGCTTGCTAATATCTTTATTCTCTGTTATACCCTGCCTGAAAAAATTGCAGGAGCGCGGTTTCATGCAGCAGAAGAAAATTTTTTACGGCTGGACGATTGTTGCCGTAGCGTTTTTGATCGGTCTTACCCAGGCCGGTGTATTCCAGAATGTACTGTCCATCTTCCTTAAACCCATGGCTGACGAGTTCGGCTGGAATCGTTCCATCATCACAGGTTCCATTGCTGTGGGCTCCCTGTCCGGCGGCATCCTCTCCCCTTTGGTTGGTCCTTACCTGGACCGTAATGGCCCACGAAAAGCGGCTTTCTGGGGAATTACCATTTTAAGTGCGGGGCTTATTGCACTGTCACAGCTCTCTTCGGTTTGGCAGCTCTACCTGTTTTTCGGCACCGGCCGTATGATTGCCTCAGGGTTACTGGCCCTGGTGGTCACGGTGAGTGTCTCCAACTGGTTCATTGAAAAACGGGGACGGGCCATGGGAATTTCCCAGCTGGGCAGCCGCATCGGCATCGCATTTCTGCCGCTGCTGGTACAGCATATCATTCTTTCCTATGGATGGCGCACGGCCTGGTCGGTTTTGGGAATCATTGTATTTGCGTTTTCGGCCCTGCCCAGTCTGATTTTTCTGAAACGAAGACCCGAAGATGTTGGATTGCTGCCGGACGGCAGAGAACCGGAAGAAAATTCAGACACAGACGAAGACAAACCGGATGCGTCAATCAAGGCGGCCCGCTATAATCTGGAAAATGAACCGGTGTGGACCCGGCAAACCGCGTTTCGCACGGTTTCATTCTGGCAGCTCATATTTGTGATGTGTGTGATTTATCTGGTTGGGGCCGGGTCTAATTTCCACCTGTTCCCATTTATGACGGACCAGGGGGTACCGGCAACCACGGCCGTGCTGGTTATCACCGTTTTATCGGTTTGCGCTGCCCTAGGCGGGGTATTGTTCGGTTTCCTGGCAGAAAAAATATCCGTTAAGATACTGATGGGCGGGGTGTTGATCACCATCGGCCTTCTCTTTTTTTCAGTTTTCTGGGCAGTCAGGAAACCGGCATATATGTTCGTCTTTGCCGTTGTGTACGGCATCATCCGGGGCGGGGTTCTGCCGCTGATCTTTCTGCTGTGGACTGAATTTTACGGCAGAAGATCTTCGGGCACCGTGCTTGGCATTGCCGGGCCTTTCCGGATGGCGGCAAATGCTGCAGGGCCGGTCTCAGCAGCGATCTTTTTTGACCTGTTCCATAATTACTGGATTCCGTTTTCCACCTTCACCATTCTCCTGATCATGGCCGGCCTTTTGTGCTTAATCGCAAAACCGCCGGTCAACCCGGAATAGACAGGAAACCATTTATGACTTTTATTGCGAAGGTTGGAATTTTCTGGTAAGCCAAAACGTTGCTGAATAATATCGTTCGCTGAATAATATCGTTCGCTGAAAACTCAGGCGGCTCCGCCCTTTTCCCGGATATAATCGGCCAATGATTTAACAGTGGCTAAAATTTCCCGCGCCTGGTCCTGGGTGTCTATGCGCACCCCATAAACATCCTGGACCATGACAACAATTTCAACCGCATCCAGGGAATCAAGTCCAAACAGGGAGTCCGGCCCCACCAGAGGCGCATCCAAAGGAACGTCGTCGGGAATATCCTCCTGCACATTACATAGGTCGACAATGGATGTTAACAGCTCTTTTTCCAGCATTATATTTTACCTTATTTTTTGTATTTAAAAGAGAGATGGGCAACACCTGAGGCGGCAAGGCCAAACAACACCAGAAATCCTGCTTCGGGCAACACAGCTTTAATCTGTTTTCCCCGCAACAGGATATCGTAGAATGCGTCCAGGGCCCAGGCCATGGGGGAGAAGTTACTGATAAACTGCATGGGCGCGGGCATCAGGTACACCGGCACAATGATTCCGCCAAGGGCGGCTGCAATCACAATGGTCGTGGGCCCGATCACAAGGGCCTGTTCATAGGAGCCTGCGAGCTGGCCGAGCATGATGCCGTAATTTGCCGCGGCCACAGCACACGCGGCAATGATAATGAACACGGCGATCCATGGACCGTCCACCACAAAGGCGGGCAGTCCCAGCATTGGAAACATAAATTTACCGATCAAAAAGACAAAGAAAAACTGAATCAGACAGACACAGATGTAAGCGGCAATTTTTCCAAAAATAAATATAAATCCCGGAACAGGCATGGTTTTTAACCGATCCAGGGTTTTATTGTCACGCTCCTGGATCATGCTTCCGGCCAGGGGCACACAGATAAAAAAAATCCCGAACAAGGCCCAGGCCGGCACATTCTGCTGAACAGATGTCGGCATTTTAATGAAACCGAACTCCGTGGCCCAGGCTTCCTTAATATCAAACCACGGGGCAGAAAGAGACGTGTCCGGCGGCCTGTCCGTGGGAAAAACGGCTTGGCGCAACTTTATTTCGTACTCCAGGCACAGCACCACCTTAGACACGGCACTCAGCACCGCAGACCGAAATCCCCCCTGGACCGACGGGTCAAAATATACGGTGATCTGCTTGCCGTTGGTGTCGGCGGAACCGGCCTTTCCAAGGGCAAACAGCCGGGCCTGGTTAAAGGCAAAGTCGGTACTGCCCTGGGGGATGATAATGCTGAACTGATACTGTCCCTGATTCACCAGGGACTTTGCCTTGGCCTCGGTGTCGCAGCCGACATCTTGACCCTTTACGGCGATAATATTGTCCGAGCCCTTTAACCCCTTAAAAATAATTTTTCCGATCTCATTTTTATCGTTATCAACCACCAGAACATGGGTGGTGGGATTCAGCACTTTTTCCTGCACAAGACAGACAATGGTCACCAGCACGGCAGGCATGACAAACAGGAGCACCAGCCCTACCCGGTCCCGGATCAGCAGCAGCAGCTCTTTTTTTAATGTGGCGACCAAAAGTCCCATTAAACATCTTTCCCTGTGGTCTTTAAAAACAGCTCATTGAGATCGCGGTATTTGCCGGTGCCGCCGATCAGATCCTTGGTGGCACCCTGGGCAAGGCAGAGCCCCTTATCCATGATCAAAACCTGGGAACAGATTTTTTCGGCCTCTTCCATGTAATGGGTCGTGTAGATCAGGGTGCTGCCCCTAAGACTTAACTGCTGAATCCGATCAAGCAGTGCGTTGCGCGAGTGAACATCCATGCCCACGGTGGGTTCGTCCAGAAAAATCAGGGCCGGATCATGCAGGATGCCGCAGGCAATATTGAACCTGCGCTGGATGCCGCCGGAACATGTTGCGATGAGCTGATCGGCAAACTCATCCAGATCAAAGAGCGCCAGGGTTTCAGGGATTTTTGATTCCAGTTCCGTTTTTTTAAGCCCAAACAATCTACCGAAATAATCCATATTTTCCCGGCCTGTGAGCTTTGGAAACAACGCGATCTCCTGGGGGATCAAGCTGATAAGAGGCCTGACTTTAGACGGATATTTCAAGGCGTCCTCACCGCAGATCCGCACACTGCCCCGGGAGGGTTTTATCAGGGTGGAC
This window contains:
- the dctP gene encoding TRAP transporter substrate-binding protein DctP, producing the protein MTRYISTVMVFIVMAWAAFAGAQTLPLMRISVENNDRHVQTQAVKRYADEIKKKLQGRIDVRFFSDSRLFRDRDIIQAMAQGRVEMGVPGTWHVSRFEPNVQIFLLPAFYGRLAQANYQAVDGAVGQTIADRLEHNLKLKVIGKWIDLGHANLFSVNKKILRQEDIAGLRVRVAGGESNKLRIEAMGGLARIIPWPDLPQYLQQKRVDAILTSYETVKSARLWKIGVKHAFEDQEYFAQYIPLVRLSFWNKLSDDTRRILTDTWENYVDTARREAAESQRKAKNILLENGVDVTLPDPVKMEAWRQKMLSRQDEFVKILKIDPELVRQIMKIFKHDAGFAHAKDES
- a CDS encoding phosphopantetheine-binding protein, producing the protein MLEKELLTSIVDLCNVQEDIPDDVPLDAPLVGPDSLFGLDSLDAVEIVVMVQDVYGVRIDTQDQAREILATVKSLADYIREKGGAA
- a CDS encoding ABC transporter permease codes for the protein MGLLVATLKKELLLLIRDRVGLVLLFVMPAVLVTIVCLVQEKVLNPTTHVLVVDNDKNEIGKIIFKGLKGSDNIIAVKGQDVGCDTEAKAKSLVNQGQYQFSIIIPQGSTDFAFNQARLFALGKAGSADTNGKQITVYFDPSVQGGFRSAVLSAVSKVVLCLEYEIKLRQAVFPTDRPPDTSLSAPWFDIKEAWATEFGFIKMPTSVQQNVPAWALFGIFFICVPLAGSMIQERDNKTLDRLKTMPVPGFIFIFGKIAAYICVCLIQFFFVFLIGKFMFPMLGLPAFVVDGPWIAVFIIIAACAVAAANYGIMLGQLAGSYEQALVIGPTTIVIAAALGGIIVPVYLMPAPMQFISNFSPMAWALDAFYDILLRGKQIKAVLPEAGFLVLFGLAASGVAHLSFKYKK
- a CDS encoding ABC transporter ATP-binding protein, with amino-acid sequence MPADFSQSVLEVRGLGKRYPGSSKDVLNNLNLRVEQGRIFGLLGPNGAGKTTTISILSTLIKPSRGSVRICGEDALKYPSKVRPLISLIPQEIALFPKLTGRENMDYFGRLFGLKKTELESKIPETLALFDLDEFADQLIATCSGGIQRRFNIACGILHDPALIFLDEPTVGMDVHSRNALLDRIQQLSLRGSTLIYTTHYMEEAEKICSQVLIMDKGLCLAQGATKDLIGGTGKYRDLNELFLKTTGKDV
- a CDS encoding YceI family protein, producing the protein MKKMITYIIAAFALLTTSVFAQTWNVDPAHTSADFSIQHMAISRVTGSFSQVTGQLIFDKTGKQPESVNISIDVASINTGVDQRDEHLKSPDFFDVKTYPTMTYTSDKIISQGEGRYKVEGTLTLHGVSKPVTLAVEGLVNNEKDPWGNTRKGAHVTAELNRKDFGIVYNAVLESGNLMIDETVDIVINLEFIKQ
- a CDS encoding MFS transporter is translated as MQQKKIFYGWTIVAVAFLIGLTQAGVFQNVLSIFLKPMADEFGWNRSIITGSIAVGSLSGGILSPLVGPYLDRNGPRKAAFWGITILSAGLIALSQLSSVWQLYLFFGTGRMIASGLLALVVTVSVSNWFIEKRGRAMGISQLGSRIGIAFLPLLVQHIILSYGWRTAWSVLGIIVFAFSALPSLIFLKRRPEDVGLLPDGREPEENSDTDEDKPDASIKAARYNLENEPVWTRQTAFRTVSFWQLIFVMCVIYLVGAGSNFHLFPFMTDQGVPATTAVLVITVLSVCAALGGVLFGFLAEKISVKILMGGVLITIGLLFFSVFWAVRKPAYMFVFAVVYGIIRGGVLPLIFLLWTEFYGRRSSGTVLGIAGPFRMAANAAGPVSAAIFFDLFHNYWIPFSTFTILLIMAGLLCLIAKPPVNPE
- a CDS encoding GAF domain-containing protein encodes the protein MYSNAFLSDLEKSLAAYKHIEKEQLMILDALESVNEIDTLEGLIPAILTWMKKWSECDAVGIRLQDGDDYPYYTTSGFPERFVELERHLCAYDEDGSLIRDDDGRPMIECMCGNVIRGRFDSSKNFFTSDGTFWTNCTTRLLSETTDADRLARGRHRCSGFGYESVALIPLRSGGHTFGLMQFNDLEAGKFSAKTVAAFRRVADQVASALAKLKAVDSLKKTEETLRRQKYFLEKAQEIGKIGSWELDLERNILFWTDENYKIFGVPKDTDLTYELFLACVHPDDREFVGNAWKAALSGASYDIEHRIRADGIDKWVREKARLEFDDHGKCIRAIGVTQDITERKFTENALKASEERFKFLSEATVEGICIHDNGVVLDANKSFAKILGYDSVDKIIGSKLTTKHLTSESLKKAQTSIDSGYQGAYEAVGIRCDGTRAPVEFITKNISYRGKPVRVVAARDISAHKAAEELLTWNVKRNKILSETAACLLQSVDPQSLINELCKKVMAFLDCQVFFNFLEDPDSGKLHLNACAGISDEKRREIEWLDHETAVCGTVARTGRCMICEDIANCFDPVTELVKSFGIQAYCCHPLVIEDRLLGTLAFGKRIGSRFLPEDIEMMKSIASLVAVAVNRIKTEKEKINLETQLRQAQKVEAIGRLAGGIAHDLDNMLCPILNYAEILAEDLRVGDPRRDQALEIANAGVRARDMVRQLLAFSRKQVIELKPIDINLVVQGIEKLLLRTIPEDIKFKKNLSGEIPLVLADIGQIEQILMNLTVNSADAMPDGGLLLIETGLSNLDEVYAGNHPDVRPGLYVMLSVSDTGSGMDKDTLEHIFEPFFSTKGEQGTGLGLATVYGIVKQHNGNIWMYSEPGVGTTCKIYLPIAKEMPEEKKPGQKTKESQKGKETILLVEDNELVRHLGRIILKRWGYKVLEASNGDDALCIIASYEGVIDLLLTDVVMPGMNGKELFEKAVQKYQNLKVLFMSGYTDDIIAHRGVLGDGIQFIQKPFSVNGLTAKVREVLDNNGAA